The window GACCGGTTTCCCTTGCCTCGTTTCATTGTCTGTGATGCCGGGGGCTCCCAGGCTCGCTTTCTCCTTTCAAAGCTGAATCCATCCACGACGCATACAACGGGTCCTTATGGCGGCACTGGGGCAACCTCGGCTCAAACTATCTTCACCGACGACGTGTCCCTCCAGACATTCATGGACCACCTGATGAAGTATGATTTGATTCAACCTCTTTCGAAGTCAAAGGCTGTACAGACCTGGCTAACCTCTCCTCTCGCGTTATAGGCTCGCTGTAAGTGGCACGAACTGACATGCGAGGTCTCGGTGGTCTCTCGCTAGGAGGGGGCATGCAATCGTTTCAGTTGCACAGTTAGTTGGCTTTCTGGCTTCCCCGGCTACAAATTTCAGGGTTGGAGCACAACCTCACTCGGAGGAAGAGCGTTGCTTAGGGCGAGGAATCTATTTCTTACCAACAGAGATGTTGGTCTGGTTCAGGTGTCCGTCGTATCGACCCCCGACTCTGATGTTGGCTGACAAACTGAATGACGGCACTTATGTGAATTGAATCCCGAGTGTTGTATGTATGTTGGAGGATGATATACCAGTACCTGTGTATGTGGAACACTGGTTGACTGAGCTGGGTGACCTGGAAGATTGGCCCAGTAACAATGCACCACACGTCGCCAGCACCGGACATAGTAGAAAATATACCGGCGCTTGTTTGTGATGAGGCGGTCCAGTAGCCTTGATTATACCACATGATCCGTCCGACATTACGTCAGTAATATTCGAAAGTTGGtgacttgtactccgtatctcGTGAAGGTATCTACAAACATGCCAACTTGCATACTGGGCACATGCTAGTGGTGTtttgtgtacatgtatatcaGATTCTGGTAATGTTCAATGAGCATGTAAACACGTGGGCGCGCATGACTGCGAGACTCGAATACTTTGCACACAAACATCACTACCTGCATGAGAATATTTTTAATCCGAAGGGGTAATTTCATCCGAGACATTCAGCCCTCTCGCCATCCATCGTACTTCAAGAATGGGAGAATTTATTTCCAAGCTATCAAATTGATGTTTACTGATTTTTTTTCGGCCAGTTTAGTTCGCGTCCTTCCTAGTATCTTCAGTCGTACATCCAGGGAAGGCTGCCAGGTTCAAGAATATCAATCAagccgtacaagtacttgaaaAAATATTGCGTGGAGAAAACAGTGCAAATAACATTCGAACCAGCAAATAAGACATTCTATAATCCTTTGGGGGAGTTACTTATAAGTCAGCATATGTACGGAAATAAATAcagtgctggtgctggtaaTACGAGGGGCAACGACCGAAGGGCATATTATGGACCCAAAAAAAGATGCGCACGGAGAACAACTGGGGCaacttacggagtatagaAAAACAGCTAGCTTACATAAGTAACGATACGTACTTGGCCCCGAGAACGGAAGGAGAAATCTACTTAGTCATCACGAATTTTACAAGTATGCTTGTCAATTTTAGGGCAACCTGACTTGCACACAAAAAAGTTTGAATTACCATCTCAACTCCCTCTTCCAGCCTTTGTGCAACTTCGAAGCAGTTTCTTTGGCAAGCAAACCACGAGCCTCTGCCAACTTACACCCCAACCGAAACAATGCGTAAGGATAATTCCATCTCGGTGTTATCTCGACTTTTTTTTTTAACTAGGGAAACTCTCCAGCTCCTAAGTTCGACCCGAATGAGGTGAAGGTTATGTATGTGTTGCCCATGGCATGAAGAGTACTTCATTTCAAAATCCTGACCTCCTACTAGCCACCTCCGAGCCACCGGTGGTGAGGTtggtgcgtcgtcggccctgGCCCCGAAGATCGGCCCTCTAGGTTTGTCACCGAAGAAGGTGGGCGAAGACATCGCCAAGGCTACTGGTGACTGGGTAGGGAGCTGTCGAACATTCTAATGGACTTCCAATTATCTGATAACGGTATTATAGAAAGGGTTGCGAGTGACAGTGAAGCTCACTATTCAGAACCGCCAAGCTGCCGTGTCGGTCGTGCCTACCGCATCCTCTCTGATCATCAAGGCGTTGAAGGAGCCACCTCGCGATCgaaagaaggagaagaacaTCAAGCACAACAAGTCTGTAAGCCTGGAAGAGATCATTGACATTGCCCGCACCATGCGCTACAAGTCCTTTTCCAAGGAACTGAAGGGTACAGTCAAGGAGATCTTGGGAACTGCCTACAGCGTTGGATGCCAAGTTGATGGCAAGCCTCCCAAGGCCATCATCGAGGGTATTGACAGCGGCGATATTGACAGTAAGAAACCATTCGCCATCGTCTTGACATGTGTCATTGACGGCCGAGATCATTTTGTTAACGTAATTGAACAGTCCCTGAGGAGTAACTTGCCTGGTTTGAGGCCCAAGTTTTTATAGCCCAATTAATTACTTGCGACTCGAAAGCAAGTCACGGCTATGGAAACCCCCGTCCAGTACAAATTTTGAGCAGTTTCCCAACGAGTGGCAATTCGTGACGTTTCGTCCAAGTGAGAAACACTGTTTGTTCAGTCAGATGCGGCTTGACCTAACAAAATTGCCACGATCTTTCGCATCGCATAGTATCGTCTATTGTTTTGTCTATTGTTTTGGACTAGGTAATTTGACATATGTCGACACAACTGACCTAACTACCTTGGCTACACTCTGAAATCTACTGCTTCTCCAATAGTATTTTTCAATTTTTGTTCAAGGAAGAAAAAACTCCCGGCCTTATACTCACCTCAACACTCTTGCATTCTGTGAGTGGAGTGGTCCATTAATATGGCCAATATTTCatattattatattactttaattattatagtaaATTAGAAATTTTACATATTAATATCAATAGAAGGGTTTTTTATTGGTTCATTAACTAAGCGTGTTTAATATATAATACTGTTACTTAATTTTATTATTTTGGAGACAGATTTCTTACATTTTATTTGTTTTAAGTATTGCTTTTCTTTATATAGTAAATTTAAAGTATTTTATAagataatagtaataataatattatactTATTCTATGTATgaaataaatattattatataataaatatacAATTTTACTTTTGAGATTGTTGTtactgttatggtatcgggcttagcccgatataggagaacggagggaaccaagggacccactaggaggaacgcacacaactagaagccctagttgccaagcagttttcctatccttcaagtcttttaataaacattattgagagtcctagagcagtcgcctagcgactccgtaatagTTACGaagctgactagcaggaaggcagtatgcgcaaagactgtagaattttcgaactgaggaagaaaagagacagaaaacagtaagtacggagaggaaggggctATATACCCAGACGGCCCGCGCATTACGTAATgaagagtatagggtaggctaggaagagagtGCGATATACAATATCGTTACAATTGTTATGTTATGTTATAgtattgggctaagcctaaCAATACAACATGAGACGAAGGGAGACAATAGGCCTACCTAAGAGGCGCATATAGAAAGGAAGCCCTAATTAATaatgtaaggcgcgctacaggcgtgtaggccttataagcgaatgtgaggtgcagtacccgcactaagtgcggatactggcggatcttttgacagtttggccatttggtcgaacggttaactggtctattgtccatatgggcacacctccccatatgtgttacaaATAAGTAGTCTTCTtttctttaagtcttttaataaactttATTAAAATTCTTAGAGCAGCTGCTTAGTAactgttatggtatcgggcttagcccaatataggagaacggagggaactaagggacccactaggaggaacgcacacaactagaagccctagttgtcaAGTAgctttccctccttcaagtcttttaataaacatcactgagagtcctagagcagtcgcctagcgactccgtaacagtaaCCCTGTAATATTTTTAAGACTAAATTATATTATAGGTTTACTATAGCTATTACTATAGGAATTTTATAACTGTTCTATATAAAAATAGAATAGCATAAAGGTATTGTTATTATAAATAGTtataataaatactttaagctgttatagtattgggcttagcccgatgTGGGATACAAGATGGAGGGAactaacggacctactagggAACGCACATAAACCAGAAGCCCTAATTGgtaagtagttttcccttctttaagtcttttaataaacattattgagagtcctagagcagtagctgtaacgatatcgtatatcgtactATTTTTCTGGCCCACCCTACACTCTTCATTACGTAATGCGCGGACtatgttatggtatcgggcttagcccgatataggagaacgaagggaaccaagggacccactaggaggaacgcacacaactggaagccctagttgtcaagtagttttccctccttcaagtcttttaataaacatcattgagagtagagcagtcgcctaacgactccgtaacagaccacctatatatatagcctcttcctcctcgtacttactgttttctTTATCTTTTCtttgttatggagtcactagtactaccagtatctagtggtcggaaatagttgttaagaaatctacggaacactaactcaaggtactaggcattggagtacttatactccaatgcctgcttagtcataggatacgagtcacgtgcggtagcacgtgactctatcctaggacatagctctattaggcaaagcctaatatcataacattcttcctccttagttcgaaaattctacagtctttgcacatactgccttcctgctagtcagcatCGTGACAGTAGCCTagtgactccgtaacagtTGGCCGTATAAGCGAATGtgttatgatattaggctttgcctaatattataacatCCATAACagaatgtgaggtgcagaACCCGCACTATGTGCAGATACTAGCGGATCTTTTGATAGTTTTGGCCATTTGGCCTAACGGTTAACTAGTCTATTGTCTATATGGGCACATCTCCCTATGTgtgttatagtatcgggcttagtgttatggtatcgggcttagcccgatatacaagaacggagggaaccaagggacccactaggaagcacgcacacaactagaagccctagttgctaagtagttttccctccttcaagtcttttaataaacatcattgagagtcctagagcagtcgcctagcgactccgtaacacttagcccgataccataacacccctagagcagttgcctagtgACTCCTTAACATTGTGTTACATATTCTTTAACACATAACTGCTTTAAATAACACGTcttgtattattataataatTAATCCATCTTGTCCTGGAGAGACCTTGCTACTCTGCTATAAAACTTTGATGCATGCGACTGAGGGAATGTAATTTCTTCTAAGAGATAGTTAGGGAGTAACGCTATTAAGCTCCTGTCCCGATCTGAATCCAGTTGTGGCTTATAGGTTAACTGGGCCTCGTCAGACATGTCGTTGCCCGTAGTATGTTCTAGCTCAAGCTGGAAATGCAATGCTATAGGTAAAGGTAAGAATTCTTGAAGGGGTTACGTTGCAGGAACGCAGCAAGAAGTATTCACATACAGCCATTTCTACCCAGCTGGAGACAATCGAACACGTCTTCCTTAACTCCACACCGCAGCCTATTTATAGTGAGGCCTGTAAGTTCACGATATAGACACTCATTTGCCTGTTGTTGCTCGACTGCTGGCAAATTCATATCGGCTGACGCTATAGACCCCAGTGAAATACCAGTAGTCTCAGAGttcgtactagtacctaccttgGGGGCTTTCGTAGGCAGTAACTTGATGCCAGAGCGAGCGGATAATAGAGACGCTCCTAACTCGACATTCTTGGCTTCAAGATTGCCAATATTGTATTCATTTTGCTGCAGTAATCGCTGGATTCGCCCCTCATCCCTAGCAATCCCAGACTGCGTTGCAAGCTCACTTGCAAGTTCAGAAAGTAGTTCGTTTGAATCTTGGTTGTTAGCGATAGTTGTTCTTCACAACCTGCGTCGGCACCACACACGTACCATTGATATTTGTTTCGGCCTGGTTCCTTAAACGTTCAAAATTGCATTCCGCTGCTTTTATACCAACTTCCCTCAGGTCTCTATGCCTCATTTCCAAATTTTCATATTTCCGCTTAAGTTCGCCAAACCGTTGCCGAATTGAAATATCGTCCAATTGATGCCCATAAGGCATACTTGAACCACCATCCTCCAGATCATCTGTCAGGTGACCGTCGAGGATGTTGGATTGCTGACATTCGTTCGTGTCCTGCCAAGGATTAATAGGCTGTTGCATTTGGGCTGCATTCACATTTTAGCAATAGAACAGGCTAGTCGTCTCGTGCCGCTTCTTGCAACACTCCAGACGCCACAGGTGCGCTTACTCAAGTCTTTGGGCCAGCTCTGAGATGTCTGGATACCTCTGTACACCTTACGATCATTTGCAATTGTTAACTGCGGTGGCGAAATTTTTGCAGTTGCTTTGAGAGATTCTGCGCTCATCGTTTCAGCCAGAGCGTGCTCCGCAGTTGCTGAAGTAATTGTCGTTTCCCGATTCACAGTCCGACGGGCACCAGGTAGTACCGCTTTCGTTATTTTTTTAGCCGTTTTCGATGGCCCCCTGGGTGCCCTCTTTGTTGCTCTTGATACTGCTGGAACAACAGGCCCAGAGCTATCAACGTCGTGGCCAAGAGGGTCCAAATGCATTTCGAAACTTCCCGCCATTTTGGGGGTACGTCACGATAAAAAGAATCGCCCGTTGCTTGCAAGTGCGGTGAATGGACGTCCGGAAGGCGTGGTCGACGCGATTTGAAGATGCTAGTTCACAGGTGCATTCATGTTCCGTGAC of the Drechmeria coniospora strain ARSEF 6962 chromosome 01, whole genome shotgun sequence genome contains:
- a CDS encoding putative ribosomal protein L12 — encoded protein: MPPKFDPNEVKVIHLRATGGEVGASSALAPKIGPLGLSPKKVGEDIAKATGDWKGLRVTVKLTIQNRQAAVSVVPTASSLIIKALKEPPRDRKKEKNIKHNKSVSLEEIIDIARTMRYKSFSKELKGTVKEILGTAYSVGCQVDGKPPKAIIEGIDSGDIDSKKPFAIVLTCVIDGRDHFVNVIEQSLRSNLPGLRPKFL